A region from the Candidatus Kryptoniota bacterium genome encodes:
- a CDS encoding cobalamin B12-binding domain-containing protein: MERKIRVLVAKAGLDGHDRGAKVVAAALRDGGMEVIYTGLRQTPEMIVDAAIQEDVDVIGISLLSGAHMTIFPKVIALMKEKGLTDVLLFGGGIIPDKDVKALKDLGVGELFTPGTLTSDIIDYVRNWEKGK; this comes from the coding sequence ATGGAAAGAAAAATCCGCGTTTTGGTAGCGAAGGCAGGCCTCGATGGGCACGACCGTGGAGCAAAAGTAGTCGCCGCGGCGCTTAGGGACGGCGGCATGGAGGTCATCTATACCGGGCTCAGGCAAACGCCCGAGATGATTGTAGACGCTGCCATACAGGAGGATGTCGACGTAATCGGAATCAGCCTCCTGAGCGGCGCGCACATGACGATATTTCCAAAAGTCATTGCGCTCATGAAAGAGAAGGGACTGACAGACGTTCTTCTTTTCGGCGGCGGGATTATTCCCGATAAAGATGTCAAAGCCCTGAAAGATCTCGGCGTCGGCGAGCTGTTTACACCCGGCACGCTGACTTCCGACATTATCGATTATGTCCGCAATTGGGAAAAGGGAAAGTAG
- a CDS encoding sodium:solute symporter → MGFTSIDYVIVIAYLVGVAAFGVITGGKQKSTKDYFVGGRNIPWLAVSFAVVATETSAITFISIPGLAYLTNLNFLQIAIGYIIGRIAIAFLFLPSYYRGELVTAYELLRTRFGEKTRNYASVVFLVTRTLATGVRLFTTAIPLAIVFKGYKILGGLPDTYVYGVAIIVITIFTFIYTYTGGIKAVIWTDIIQMAVYIGGAAFALDLMLSHIPNGWSGVVTMAASQHKLDFFNWGFGGGIAKFFTVKYSLIASVLGGAFLSMASHGTDQLIVQRLLATNSLRNSQKAVIASGFFVGLQFLFFLIIGLSLYAFYNAFPFKDGDQIFPKFIVEQLPSGLSGLIVAGLLASAMGSLSGSINSLASSTLIDLYKPYFGRDNTDAKDLMMSKRFSLMWTIVLIGTAFIFVGSNEAVIEIALSIASVTYGGLLGTFLLGVLFKSPAEKDAMIGFTAGLLILIYVFFFTPIAWTWYTMIGSITTIIVGLLSSYLSRPRSSTASAE, encoded by the coding sequence ATGGGATTTACTTCAATCGATTATGTCATTGTCATAGCGTATCTGGTTGGCGTCGCAGCGTTCGGAGTCATCACCGGAGGGAAACAGAAAAGCACGAAAGACTATTTCGTCGGGGGAAGAAATATACCATGGCTGGCGGTCTCATTTGCGGTTGTCGCCACCGAGACCAGCGCGATAACTTTTATTTCGATACCCGGCCTGGCGTACCTGACGAATTTAAACTTCCTCCAAATTGCTATCGGCTATATCATCGGAAGAATAGCGATTGCGTTTCTCTTCCTCCCGTCCTACTATCGCGGCGAACTGGTCACCGCATATGAATTATTGCGCACCCGTTTTGGCGAGAAGACGAGGAACTACGCCTCGGTAGTGTTCCTCGTTACCAGGACCCTTGCTACCGGCGTGAGGCTCTTCACCACCGCCATACCCCTTGCCATAGTTTTCAAGGGATATAAGATTCTCGGCGGCCTCCCCGATACATACGTGTACGGAGTTGCGATAATAGTCATTACGATTTTCACTTTCATCTACACTTACACCGGCGGCATAAAAGCTGTTATCTGGACCGATATTATCCAGATGGCAGTCTACATCGGAGGCGCTGCGTTCGCGCTCGACCTGATGCTCTCGCATATCCCTAACGGCTGGAGCGGCGTCGTCACCATGGCCGCTTCACAGCACAAACTCGATTTCTTCAACTGGGGATTCGGTGGAGGCATTGCCAAATTCTTCACTGTCAAGTACAGTCTGATCGCCAGTGTCCTCGGGGGCGCGTTCCTTTCCATGGCTTCCCACGGCACGGACCAGCTTATCGTACAGCGTCTCCTTGCAACAAACTCACTGCGGAATAGCCAGAAAGCCGTCATAGCCAGCGGTTTTTTTGTCGGCTTGCAGTTTCTATTCTTCCTTATTATCGGGTTGTCGCTGTACGCTTTTTATAATGCGTTCCCGTTCAAAGACGGCGATCAAATATTTCCAAAGTTTATCGTGGAACAACTTCCGAGCGGTCTGAGCGGCCTGATAGTGGCAGGACTTCTCGCAAGCGCGATGGGATCGCTCAGCGGATCGATCAACTCTCTTGCGTCGTCTACTCTTATCGACCTCTACAAACCGTACTTCGGAAGGGATAACACTGACGCCAAGGACCTAATGATGTCAAAAAGGTTCAGCTTGATGTGGACAATCGTCCTCATCGGCACGGCGTTCATCTTTGTCGGTTCCAACGAAGCTGTAATTGAGATCGCGCTCTCGATCGCATCGGTTACTTACGGCGGGCTGCTCGGCACTTTTTTGCTCGGCGTGCTCTTCAAGAGTCCCGCCGAAAAAGACGCGATGATTGGATTCACCGCGGGTTTGCTTATTTTGATTTATGTCTTCTTCTTCACGCCGATTGCCTGGACATGGTATACCATGATCGGATCCATAACAACTATTATTGTCGGACTTCTGTCGTCGTACCTTTCCCGCCCGCGAAGTTCAACCGCTTCAGCTGAATAG
- a CDS encoding glycosyltransferase family 9 protein, with translation MNRALIIQTAFLGDVILTTPLVQVLKREHPEMAVDIVVIPSTREVVENHPAVSKVITYDKHGAQKSPWSFISLGRELRKMKYDVIICPHRSLRSALLSRMTNAPVRIGFRNSALPGSFTSTLAWKFGVHEVDRNLSLLEPLGIATHREVPRLFPTQGNREEVDLFIGENRIEKPFAAIAPGTVWRTKQYPVAKMVEVAKQLLERFARIVIVGGPADAETAASFDGIDSRIVSAVGKLSVMSSAELISRASLLVSNDSAPVHIAASFEVPTVAIFGPTAGNFGFYPYGDNSAVVETTGLGCRPCTIHGGARCPIGTFDCMEMITPYYVAATALRISGTRNG, from the coding sequence ATGAATCGCGCGCTCATAATCCAGACTGCGTTTCTCGGCGACGTAATTCTCACCACGCCGCTGGTTCAGGTCTTGAAGAGAGAGCATCCTGAAATGGCTGTCGACATCGTGGTCATTCCTTCTACGCGTGAGGTGGTCGAGAATCACCCGGCCGTCTCGAAGGTGATAACCTATGATAAGCACGGCGCTCAGAAATCTCCCTGGTCTTTCATCTCGCTCGGAAGAGAATTACGGAAAATGAAATACGACGTGATAATCTGTCCGCATCGATCTTTGAGGAGCGCCCTCCTTTCCCGTATGACGAACGCGCCCGTCAGGATCGGGTTCAGGAACTCGGCTCTCCCGGGGTCATTTACCAGCACACTAGCATGGAAATTCGGCGTACATGAAGTGGATCGAAATCTATCACTACTCGAACCTCTGGGAATAGCGACACATCGTGAGGTGCCGAGATTGTTTCCGACTCAAGGTAACCGCGAGGAGGTAGATCTGTTCATCGGCGAAAACAGGATAGAGAAGCCGTTTGCCGCGATTGCGCCTGGGACTGTCTGGAGAACGAAGCAGTATCCGGTCGCGAAAATGGTCGAGGTCGCGAAGCAACTCCTGGAGAGATTTGCACGGATCGTGATTGTTGGCGGGCCCGCCGATGCGGAGACCGCGGCATCTTTCGACGGGATTGATTCGAGGATCGTTTCCGCCGTCGGGAAATTGTCCGTAATGAGTTCTGCCGAATTGATAAGCAGGGCATCCCTTCTGGTATCGAACGATTCCGCCCCGGTACACATTGCCGCGTCGTTCGAAGTGCCGACAGTCGCGATCTTCGGCCCGACGGCCGGCAATTTCGGATTTTATCCTTACGGTGACAATTCGGCCGTCGTGGAAACTACCGGTTTAGGTTGCAGGCCCTGCACGATCCATGGAGGAGCAAGATGTCCGATCGGGACATTTGATTGCATGGAAATGATTACGCCGTACTACGTTGCCGCCACCGCATTGAGAATCTCCGGGACGCGCAATGGTTAA
- a CDS encoding L-threonylcarbamoyladenylate synthase has translation MVKKVIASRKRSLVVAAQTILNGGVIVYPTETIYGLGANALDPKVVERVFEIKERRKSNPILILIPDIQSLEELALEVPDSAQDLMKKFWPGPLTIVFRSTPMVSKILTAGSGKIGIRLSSDKFCRDLLSICKIPITSTSANLSGESNPNSIEMINKRVLDSVDTIVDAGTLTSQTPSTVVDVTKGKVELVREGAIAFKEILKER, from the coding sequence ATGGTTAAGAAAGTTATCGCGTCCCGGAAGCGGAGTCTCGTGGTCGCAGCCCAGACGATTCTCAACGGCGGCGTGATTGTTTATCCGACGGAGACTATCTACGGGTTGGGTGCAAACGCGCTGGACCCGAAAGTTGTGGAGAGAGTTTTCGAGATAAAAGAGAGGCGAAAATCAAATCCGATCCTGATTTTGATTCCGGATATTCAGTCGTTGGAGGAACTTGCCCTCGAGGTACCGGACTCCGCTCAGGATCTGATGAAAAAATTCTGGCCGGGACCGTTGACAATAGTTTTCAGGAGTACCCCGATGGTCTCGAAGATATTGACGGCCGGGTCGGGAAAGATCGGCATTCGTTTGTCGAGTGACAAGTTCTGCAGAGATCTCCTGAGCATCTGCAAGATCCCGATCACATCCACAAGTGCAAATCTATCGGGTGAGTCCAATCCGAACTCGATCGAGATGATCAACAAAAGAGTGTTGGACTCTGTAGATACTATCGTCGATGCGGGAACCTTGACTTCACAAACACCATCGACAGTTGTGGACGTGACGAAAGGGAAGGTGGAACTGGTGAGAGAAGGGGCGATCGCGTTCAAGGAGATTCTTAAAGAACGATAG
- a CDS encoding lysophospholipid acyltransferase family protein, with amino-acid sequence MKITDNLQAYLLRSIGFCLRRFSIKRVQRMAEFLGRFFYRYLPVRKDVALANLKLCFPEKSQDELEYIIARCYINVATVFFEFLYFPRFTEKSLGELVEFRDESRELIESALAKGKGLVMISGHFCNWELIAFSVGRFYPKRFLVIVHPLSNRAADVLTDKYRRLLGNSTVPMGNSIRAALTELHSNGIVALLADQSAAKESAPAKFCGIEVPTFQGPASFALKTGAAVHVGFLIRKEDGRYSVELKEIDCSDLKDDSEESVKELTQRHVTVLEEYVRRYPEWWLWFHRRFKHVPAYQELFAKMKKK; translated from the coding sequence ATGAAGATTACAGACAATTTGCAGGCGTATCTTCTTAGAAGCATCGGATTCTGCCTCAGGCGCTTTTCGATCAAACGAGTCCAGCGGATGGCAGAATTCCTCGGGCGATTTTTTTATCGCTATCTTCCAGTGCGCAAAGACGTCGCTCTCGCGAATCTGAAACTTTGCTTTCCGGAAAAGAGCCAGGACGAACTGGAATATATTATTGCAAGATGCTACATCAACGTCGCGACCGTTTTTTTTGAGTTCCTCTATTTCCCCAGGTTCACTGAGAAATCACTTGGTGAGCTGGTCGAATTCCGGGATGAGTCCAGGGAGTTGATAGAGTCTGCTCTCGCCAAAGGAAAGGGTCTCGTCATGATAAGCGGGCATTTCTGCAACTGGGAGCTCATTGCGTTTTCCGTCGGCAGATTTTATCCCAAAAGATTTCTCGTCATCGTTCATCCGCTCTCGAATAGGGCGGCGGACGTATTGACGGACAAATACAGACGCCTTCTGGGTAATTCGACCGTGCCGATGGGAAATTCCATCAGGGCAGCATTGACTGAATTACATTCGAACGGGATAGTCGCCCTTCTCGCCGACCAAAGCGCGGCCAAAGAAAGCGCGCCCGCAAAGTTTTGCGGAATAGAAGTTCCGACATTCCAGGGACCGGCTTCGTTCGCGTTGAAGACCGGCGCGGCAGTCCATGTTGGATTCCTGATCCGGAAGGAAGACGGGAGATACAGTGTGGAGCTGAAGGAAATTGATTGCAGCGATCTGAAAGATGACTCTGAAGAGAGTGTAAAGGAATTGACACAACGCCATGTGACGGTCCTCGAAGAATATGTCCGTCGCTACCCGGAATGGTGGCTCTGGTTTCACAGGCGGTTCAAACACGTTCCGGCTTACCAGGAACTCTTCGCGAAAATGAAGAAGAAATGA
- a CDS encoding PQQ-binding-like beta-propeller repeat protein — protein MFGQNSEHASSSDMVSTGLDSIWEFDADAGFGNFSPTIAGGAVYVGTLKGDVYILDLESGKSLGSNSFGGALFASPAIADSLMIVASSTGKYNLLAYNIYSGKTVWSHQLSDIESSPTIAGDFLYVTTLAGDVYKYDAVGGKESFHRHFASAIRVSPLVTRNLCVFGSEDGKIICIDAEKGNDLWSYDAGSPVWCTSSAHDSLIFTGTNSGELIALDMKGAKLFDFKAGGKILSMPISDGSGVYFGSNDGTLYAISATDGRLLWRINTDAPIIAAAAQDKSELFVGGFDRFFYVINKSDGMVEGRFDLGGRVRTAPAICNGYLVVCAENTNVFGFRIR, from the coding sequence ATGTTCGGGCAGAATTCGGAGCACGCATCGTCAAGCGACATGGTATCCACGGGCCTCGATAGCATCTGGGAATTTGACGCAGACGCAGGGTTCGGAAACTTTTCACCGACCATCGCGGGTGGTGCGGTCTATGTCGGAACGCTTAAAGGTGATGTATACATTCTTGATTTGGAATCGGGAAAAAGCCTTGGCTCGAATTCATTTGGAGGCGCACTGTTCGCATCGCCTGCCATTGCGGACAGTCTCATGATCGTAGCTTCTTCAACAGGCAAGTACAACCTGCTCGCATACAATATCTATTCAGGCAAGACTGTTTGGTCGCACCAGTTGAGCGATATCGAGTCGTCGCCGACGATCGCCGGAGATTTTCTATACGTGACGACACTCGCGGGTGATGTCTATAAATACGATGCTGTGGGCGGGAAGGAGTCCTTTCACCGGCATTTCGCATCAGCGATAAGAGTATCTCCCTTAGTCACGCGCAACCTTTGTGTGTTCGGTTCGGAGGATGGAAAGATCATTTGTATCGATGCTGAAAAAGGAAATGATCTTTGGAGCTACGACGCGGGATCGCCTGTGTGGTGCACTTCATCTGCGCATGATTCACTGATTTTCACAGGGACCAATTCAGGAGAGCTGATCGCGCTCGACATGAAAGGGGCGAAGCTGTTTGATTTCAAGGCGGGTGGAAAAATCTTATCGATGCCGATTTCCGATGGCAGTGGAGTTTACTTCGGCTCGAATGATGGGACCTTGTATGCAATCAGCGCGACTGACGGCCGCCTCCTTTGGAGAATAAACACAGACGCACCGATTATTGCGGCCGCTGCACAGGATAAGTCTGAATTGTTCGTCGGCGGGTTCGATAGGTTTTTTTACGTGATAAATAAGTCGGACGGAATGGTGGAGGGGCGATTCGACCTTGGCGGACGGGTGCGCACGGCTCCGGCAATTTGCAATGGCTATCTCGTGGTGTGCGCTGAAAATACAAATGTGTTTGGATTCAGAATCAGGTGA
- a CDS encoding GIY-YIG nuclease family protein — MPRDKNYYVYILASKRNGTLYTGVTNDLIRRVRQHKDKMMNGFTKKYGVDKLVYFESTDDVTVAIRREKQIKKWYRKWKIELIESMNPEWKDLYDELVSED, encoded by the coding sequence ATGCCACGCGATAAGAACTACTATGTTTACATACTTGCGAGCAAGCGAAATGGCACACTCTACACAGGGGTGACCAACGATCTGATCAGGAGAGTTCGCCAACACAAAGATAAGATGATGAATGGCTTCACAAAGAAGTACGGTGTAGACAAGCTTGTCTATTTCGAATCAACGGATGATGTAACGGTCGCGATAAGAAGAGAAAAGCAGATTAAGAAATGGTATAGGAAATGGAAGATAGAACTTATCGAGTCGATGAATCCAGAATGGAAGGACCTATACGATGAGCTTGTCTCTGAGGATTGA
- a CDS encoding lysylphosphatidylglycerol synthase transmembrane domain-containing protein, which produces MLKQFRKKIFISLAIAALIGVAFSLYANTSALKEALSLFDYKMLPIILLFPILNYLIRFVRWEFYLKALGIDIPRSESFGVFFSSLSMSVTPGKMGEVVKSYFLKSLNAVPISRSAPIIFAERITDFLALLIIATFGAYGIGQDKEFIFLCAFFFLVGLYVIANRSLSLGIINFSKRIPLVSKWIKEIEIAYESSRTILSGKSLIISTLLGLLAWYSECIGFLFVLGALGIHLKLLSASFIYSFSIIVGAVSFLPGGIGATETSLAGLLILAKIPKSAAVAATLIVRALTLWFAVIIGAGVLSYMQRHYEIAANDKLEHSGS; this is translated from the coding sequence ATGCTGAAACAGTTTAGAAAGAAGATTTTCATTTCTCTCGCGATCGCCGCGTTGATAGGCGTCGCGTTTTCGCTTTACGCAAACACCTCGGCGCTGAAGGAAGCCTTGTCGCTCTTCGATTACAAAATGCTCCCGATCATCCTCCTCTTTCCTATCCTGAACTACCTCATCCGGTTCGTGCGATGGGAATTCTACCTGAAGGCTCTGGGGATAGACATTCCGCGGTCGGAAAGTTTCGGCGTCTTCTTCTCTTCGCTTTCCATGTCCGTCACTCCCGGAAAAATGGGAGAAGTTGTAAAATCATATTTTCTTAAGTCGCTCAACGCAGTTCCGATAAGCAGGTCCGCCCCGATCATATTCGCCGAACGCATAACGGATTTCCTGGCGCTCCTGATCATCGCAACCTTCGGAGCGTATGGCATCGGGCAGGATAAGGAATTCATATTCCTGTGCGCTTTCTTTTTCCTCGTGGGATTATACGTCATCGCGAACAGATCCCTGTCATTAGGGATAATAAACTTTTCAAAGAGGATCCCGCTCGTATCGAAGTGGATCAAGGAGATCGAAATTGCTTATGAAAGTTCGCGGACGATTCTCAGCGGGAAGTCGCTCATCATTTCGACTCTCCTCGGTCTCCTCGCCTGGTATTCGGAATGCATCGGTTTTCTTTTCGTGCTCGGCGCGCTCGGAATCCACCTCAAGCTTCTCTCGGCGAGTTTCATTTATTCATTTTCTATAATTGTCGGGGCTGTTTCTTTTCTGCCGGGCGGAATCGGCGCGACGGAGACTTCTCTCGCAGGTCTGTTGATACTTGCGAAAATTCCCAAGAGTGCGGCAGTCGCAGCCACATTAATCGTAAGGGCGCTGACATTGTGGTTCGCTGTTATAATTGGCGCGGGCGTGCTATCTTACATGCAGAGGCACTATGAAATTGCCGCCAATGACAAGCTCGAGCATAGTGGATCTTAA